One Mycobacteriales bacterium genomic region harbors:
- a CDS encoding MFS transporter yields MTPPAGAKKTAPVRLGLRENASQFTLLVAVNALVGGMLGQERTVLPLLAEQEFGLTGFTVATTFIVAFGLTKAITNFAAGALSDRYGRKPVLIAGWLIGLPVPLLLMVAPTWGWVVFANILLGVNQGLTWSTTVIMKIDLVGPARRGLAMGLNEAAGYLAVGATALATGYLAAQYGLRPAPFFLGLAFVALGLGLSTTVVQETREYARLEAANHAPVARADGRAHQAEHLSTRQVFRRTTLDEPALSSVSQAGLVNNLNDGLAWGLFPLLFASAGLSVGRIGVLAALYPAVWGLGQLVTGAASDRFGRKNLIVAGMLLQAAALALVAVVDSFALWAIAAVTLGAGTALVYPTLLAAIGDVAHPAWRARSVGVYRLWRDAGFAVGALLGGIVADLYGLRAAIAVVAAITAASGLLVAVRMYETHLPVERTNM; encoded by the coding sequence ATGACGCCACCTGCCGGCGCGAAGAAGACGGCGCCGGTCCGTCTGGGGCTACGTGAAAACGCCAGCCAGTTCACCCTGCTCGTCGCGGTCAACGCCCTGGTGGGCGGCATGCTCGGCCAGGAGCGCACCGTCCTGCCGCTGCTGGCCGAGCAGGAGTTCGGTCTGACCGGCTTCACCGTCGCCACCACGTTCATCGTCGCGTTCGGCCTGACCAAGGCGATCACGAACTTCGCCGCCGGCGCCCTGTCCGACCGCTACGGCCGCAAGCCGGTCCTGATCGCCGGCTGGCTCATCGGTCTGCCCGTCCCTCTGCTGCTCATGGTCGCCCCTACCTGGGGCTGGGTGGTGTTCGCCAACATCCTGCTCGGCGTCAACCAGGGCCTGACCTGGTCCACCACCGTCATCATGAAGATCGACCTGGTCGGGCCAGCCCGGCGCGGCCTGGCGATGGGCCTCAACGAGGCCGCCGGCTACCTCGCCGTGGGCGCCACTGCCCTGGCCACCGGCTACCTCGCCGCCCAGTACGGCCTGCGCCCGGCACCGTTCTTCCTCGGTTTGGCCTTCGTCGCCCTCGGACTGGGCCTGTCCACCACCGTCGTGCAGGAGACCCGCGAATACGCCCGGCTCGAGGCCGCGAACCACGCCCCCGTTGCACGCGCCGACGGACGGGCGCACCAGGCCGAGCACCTGAGCACCCGCCAAGTCTTCCGCCGCACGACCCTCGACGAGCCGGCGCTGTCCTCGGTCAGCCAGGCCGGGCTGGTCAACAACCTCAACGACGGCCTTGCCTGGGGGCTGTTCCCACTGCTGTTCGCCTCCGCGGGCCTGTCGGTGGGCCGCATCGGCGTGCTCGCCGCCCTCTACCCGGCCGTATGGGGCCTTGGCCAGCTCGTCACCGGCGCCGCCTCCGACCGATTCGGCCGCAAGAACCTCATCGTCGCCGGCATGCTGCTGCAGGCCGCCGCCCTCGCGCTCGTCGCAGTCGTCGACAGCTTCGCGCTCTGGGCCATCGCCGCCGTCACCCTCGGCGCCGGCACCGCGCTGGTCTACCCGACGCTGCTGGCCGCGATCGGCGACGTCGCCCACCCCGCCTGGCGCGCCCGGTCCGTCGGCGTCTACCGACTCTGGCGCGACGCCGGCTTCGCCGTCGGCGCGCTGCTCGGCGGCATCGTCGCCGACCTGTACGGCCTGCGCGCGGCCATCGCCGTCGTCGCCGCCATCACCGCAGCCTCTGGACTGCTCGTCGCTGTCCGGATGTACGAGACGCACCTGCCGGTCGAGCGGACGAACATGTGA
- a CDS encoding NAD(P)/FAD-dependent oxidoreductase, whose protein sequence is MTDGHDLIVIGAGMAGVAAANKCASAGWKVAIVDALPYGGTCALRGCDPKKILRRAAEIIDGARLMRGKGVDDADLSINWVDLIAHKHGFTDPVPQAMENDLSGNGVQTLHGQARFTGTNTIAIDGTSYEAAHFLIAAGARPRPLDVTGHEHLTDSTAFMDLPTLPRRILFVGGGFISFEFAHIAARAGSAPVILDRGPRPLKEFDPDLVELLVSRGAGAGIELWRSTTINAIEKSETGYQVSIERAGQTDTVEFDLVVHGAGRIPELSGLQLDAAGVEWDEQGVRVAAHLQSTSNPAVYAAGDAANTLGMPLTPVAVFEGKVAASNMLKGTTTVPDYTGVPTAVFTIPELTRVGLLEQQARDQGIDVDVRLPRHQRLVLQLPAR, encoded by the coding sequence ATGACCGACGGCCATGACCTGATCGTGATCGGTGCCGGGATGGCCGGTGTAGCGGCGGCGAACAAGTGCGCCTCCGCGGGCTGGAAGGTCGCGATCGTCGACGCGCTGCCGTACGGCGGCACGTGCGCGCTGCGCGGATGCGACCCCAAGAAGATCCTGCGGCGCGCTGCCGAGATCATCGACGGCGCCCGGCTGATGCGGGGCAAGGGTGTCGACGACGCCGACCTGTCGATCAACTGGGTTGACCTGATCGCGCACAAGCACGGCTTCACCGATCCGGTCCCGCAGGCCATGGAGAACGACCTGTCCGGCAACGGCGTCCAGACGCTGCACGGGCAGGCGCGGTTCACCGGCACCAACACCATCGCGATCGACGGCACCTCCTACGAGGCAGCGCACTTCCTGATCGCCGCCGGTGCCCGCCCCCGGCCGCTGGACGTCACCGGCCACGAACACCTCACCGACAGCACCGCTTTCATGGATCTTCCGACGCTGCCGCGGCGGATCCTGTTCGTCGGTGGTGGCTTCATCTCCTTCGAGTTCGCGCACATCGCGGCACGTGCCGGCAGCGCCCCGGTCATCCTGGACCGCGGACCGCGGCCTCTCAAGGAGTTCGACCCCGACCTCGTCGAGCTCCTCGTCAGCCGCGGCGCCGGAGCCGGGATCGAGCTGTGGCGCTCCACCACGATCAACGCCATCGAGAAGTCAGAGACCGGCTACCAGGTGAGCATCGAGCGGGCTGGTCAGACCGACACCGTGGAGTTCGACCTCGTCGTGCACGGTGCGGGCCGGATCCCCGAGCTGTCCGGCCTGCAGCTGGACGCCGCCGGCGTCGAGTGGGACGAGCAGGGAGTGCGCGTGGCCGCTCACCTGCAGAGCACCAGCAACCCCGCCGTCTACGCCGCCGGCGACGCAGCCAACACCCTCGGGATGCCACTGACACCGGTCGCGGTGTTCGAGGGCAAGGTCGCCGCCTCCAACATGCTCAAGGGCACCACGACCGTTCCCGACTACACCGGCGTCCCCACGGCCGTCTTCACCATCCCCGAACTCACCCGCGTCGGGCTGCTGGAGCAGCAGGCTCGAGACCAAGGCATCGACGTCGACGTCCGGCTACCGCGACACCAGCGGTTGGTACTCCAACTACCGGCTCGGTGA
- a CDS encoding thioredoxin family protein codes for MEVTLLYFDACPSWRVADQRLAAIVAERPEVVLIRRAVETPEEAQLLGFHGSPSILVDGVDVLAGPDAGVGLSCRVYDTPDGAAGSPTMAQLRAALVVSEAGV; via the coding sequence ATGGAGGTCACGCTGCTGTACTTCGACGCCTGTCCGAGCTGGCGCGTCGCCGACCAGCGACTGGCCGCGATCGTCGCCGAGCGCCCCGAGGTCGTGCTGATCCGGCGGGCTGTCGAGACCCCCGAGGAAGCCCAGTTGTTGGGGTTCCACGGCTCGCCGAGCATCCTGGTCGACGGTGTCGACGTCCTCGCCGGACCGGATGCCGGCGTCGGGCTCTCGTGCCGGGTCTACGACACCCCGGACGGCGCGGCGGGTTCACCCACCATGGCGCAGCTCCGCGCGGCACTCGTCGTCTCGGAAGCGGGCGTCTGA
- a CDS encoding heavy metal-responsive transcriptional regulator, giving the protein MRVLIGELADAAGLTSQAIWFYERKGLLPDPERGSNRYRSYDESTFLRLRFINAAQAAGLTLAEIRSIIDLRADGTVPCTHVAALLDTKLSDVQERIRRLAALQTELEAHLERSSRLDPADCTPDDICHVLSLPT; this is encoded by the coding sequence GTGAGGGTGCTGATCGGGGAGCTCGCCGACGCGGCCGGTCTGACGAGCCAGGCCATCTGGTTCTACGAGCGCAAGGGCCTGCTGCCGGATCCGGAGCGCGGGAGCAACCGGTACCGCAGCTACGACGAGTCCACGTTCCTCCGGTTGCGCTTCATCAACGCGGCGCAGGCCGCTGGACTCACGCTCGCCGAGATCCGCAGCATCATCGACCTGCGCGCCGACGGCACCGTGCCCTGCACGCACGTGGCCGCGCTGCTCGACACCAAGCTCAGCGATGTGCAGGAACGCATCCGACGCCTGGCCGCCCTGCAGACAGAGCTCGAAGCACACCTGGAACGCAGCTCCCGGCTCGATCCCGCCGACTGCACGCCGGACGACATCTGCCACGTCTTGTCCTTGCCGACGTAG